In the genome of Chryseobacterium phocaeense, the window TACATACCAGCGGCCAGAATTATATTTTTGGGAAAGTGGTTTCGGAAGACAATTCAGAAATCCCTGACGTAACTGTCATTAATATAAGAACCGATGAAAGAACATTGACCAACCGTGACGGACATTTCATGGTTTCAGGACGGGCGGGAGATGAGCTACGCTTCGTAAAACCAGGTTATGAAAGACTCGTTAAAAAAGTTTCCAAAGAAAATATAACCTCTTCCATCAACGTAACTCTGGCAAGGGAAACGATCCTGATTCCGGAGGTAGAGATCAAAAAAGGGCTTACCGGTGACCTGAAGATTGATTCCAAAAATCTGAACAGACCTACAAAAGTTGAAAAGCTGGTCAGGGATATAGACCGTTATATTGTCCAGAAATCGGATCCGCGGATTCTTGCTGCCAAACCGGGAGAATTTGTACAGCCGAAAGGGCAGGGCTTCTATATTGGAAAAGCTAAAAATAGATGGGATGATATTGATCTGGGAGAATATCTGAAAGCAGCGCTTGGAGAAGAATATTTTACAAATCTTAAAATTGATAAGGCACAGATTGATCATTTTATTACCTACGTTTTCGCAGGAGGTTTTGAAAGAAAACATATTCTGAAATACGGTTACTGCAGTGATGATGATCTCAGGAGATTTCAGCAGTTTGTCCTCGCAAGGATTTCCTCTTACCGGGCTCCAAAAACTCAAAGATAACCACCCATGAGAACCTGTATTAAACAAAGCCTGTACGCTGTTCCGTTTTTTGTGTCAGCAGAACTGTTTTCGCAGCAGCAGATCACGGGATTCATTACAGACTCCGGCAGGGAAAATATAAACCCTGTTTTGGTCATTAATGTTTCCAGCCTGAAAAGCACACTGAGTGACCCTTCAGGAAAATTTACCATAGAAGCTTCTGAAAATAATGAGCTTAGGTTTGTAAAGGAAGGATACTACCGTTTAGATAAAAAAATAGGAAAGGATGATTTCAATTCTCCGTTAATAATAAGCCTCGCTAAAGCGGAAATAGAAATTCCTGAAGTAAAGATCACGTTTAAGCCGACCGGTAATCTCGAAAGAGACAGCAAGAAACTGGGCGAATCCAGAAAACTGACTGCATTGAAATCCGATCTGGAAAATTACATGAAAGCCCCATTAAATGAGCCGCTTCCTGATAATTCCATTTCCAAAACATTTAAACCGGATTATACCGCAGGTCAGGTGAGCGTTTTGGGTGTTTTAGATGCGGCGGTAGGGTTGTTCAGGAAAGCAACACAACCGGAAATTACGAAAGCCAATTATACGGAAACACAGGACTTCATTAGAAGAGTAAAATTGGAAATCGATCTGGAATTCCTGAGAAAATATGGGATGGATGAAGAGCAGATCGATCATTTTTTAATTTACGCCAACGACAGCCGTTTAATGGCGAAAAAGTTCAGAAAGAATTTTAAGATCGATGTGGTGGAATATGAGCTGAAAGTAGCTTTTGCAGAATATAAGAAGACCCGTAAACTGGGCAGTATTTAATTAGAGAATACAATGAACCTGATAAGTGGAAATATAAACATGTATAACTGGAAGAAATTGTCGTTTCTTCTTGTTTTCATGTTCACGAATATCTTCTCACAGCAGACTGTTACAGGCCGTACTACCGATGAAGAAGGCCGGGATCTGGGTTCGGTCATTGTGATCAATATGTCCACCGATCAGAAAGCGCTTTCCAATTCTTCAGGAATATTTTCTATTCAGGGATCTCCAAACGACGAGCTGAGGTTTGTAAAAGAAGATTTCCTCAGGGTATCTGTCAGAATTCCTGTTGCCGGATTTCATTCACCACTCTTAGTGATGATGAACCCGGTACCCAGGGATGTAGGGGAAGTAAAAATTGTGAAAAAGCCAACCGGAAACCTTGAAACGGATTCCAGACTGGCAGCAAAAGTTGATAAAGCAGAGATCGTACAGCAGGCGGTGGGTCTGCCACAGCCGGTTGGGAAAATGCGGGAGAAACCGGCAGAAGTTAAGCAGGTGCTTCTACCAATACTTTTAGGCAATTTGGATGTACAGGGACTTTACGATCTGATCAGCGGAAAAGCAAGACGTCAGAAAAGGCAGTACAGATATGACGATCTGCAGGACCATATTAAATGGGTAAGAGACAGGGTAGATAATGAATATTTTGTAAAAGCCGGAATTCCGGAACAAAGAATTTCAGAATTTATACAGTACTCCTTTGAGGTTAAGCCCCTCATCCGCACTTTTGTAAAAGCAAAAAACCTGGCCGGAGCACTGTTGAGAATGGAGGAAACCATGCCGGTGTATGTAGAAAGATTAAAGCAGAGTAAAATAAAAGATTAATGTTAAAGAATTCTTAAAATTCGGAATGGAAATTGATGTAGTTTGTTCAAAATCAACAAAATCACAATTTCTATGAACAAAAATATTATAGCCGTAGCCGTGGGAGCACTGGGATTTGTCCTTGGGCTGGGCTTTTTAGGAAATGCTATTAAAAACAGGAATAAATCTGAAAATACAATTTCTGTAACAGGACTGGGCACCAAACAGTTTACTTCCGATCTGATCACCTGGTCCGGAAGTTTTTCCAAGAATAATTCTGATCTGAAATCAGCATACGATGAGCTGGCAATTGACCGGAAAGTCATTAATGATTATCTTGTGTCAAAGGGAATCAAACAGAACGAAATTGTATTTTCTTCTGTAGATATTCAAAAGCAGTTCAGAAGCTATAATGACGCTAACGGAAACTACGTACAGGGTGAATTTTCGGGCTATAACCTCACTCAGAAAGTTTCCATTGAAAGCAAAGAAGTGGTGAAAATTGAAAATCTGTCAAGAAATATAACGGAGATCATCAACCGCGGGATAGAATTCACTTCTTCGGCACCTTCTTATTTTTATACCAAGCTGGCTACTGTAAAACAGGAAATGATCGCCGGTGCAACAAAAGATGCCAAAGAAAGAGCAGAGAAAATTGCTGAAAACTCGGGAAGTAGTTTGGGAAATCTTAAAAAAGCAACCATGGGTGTGATCCAGATTACCGAACCCAATTCCAATGAAGACTATTCCTATGGTGGAACATTCAATACTTCTTCCAAAGAAAAAGAAGCCAGCATCACCATAAAACTTGAATACGAAGTTAATTAATGCTTTAACATAAGAGATAAAACTTGAACCATTAAGATTAATATTAAGTTTTTAAGAATATTAAGCTTGAGATTCGCTTAAAGGGCATTGCTAAAAAAATCTTTAGGTTTTCCCTTAATTATTCTTATCATCTTCACTCCTCTTAATGTTTCAAAAATACACGCAATTCTCTTAGAAATCCGTGGAATCTGTGGTTAAATATATTTCCCGCAGATTAGGCTGATGAAGCAGATAAAAAATAAACCATTAAGATTAATATTAAGTTTTTAAGAATATTAAGCTTGAGATTCGCTTAAAGGGCATTGCTAAAAAAAATCTTTAGATTTTCCCTTAATTATTCTTATCCCCTTCACTCTTCTTAATGTTTCAAAAATACACGCAATTCTCTTAAAAATCCGTGGAATCTGTGGTTAAATATATTTTTCCCGCAGATTAGGCTGATGAAGCAGATAGAAATTAAACCATAAGATTAATATTAAGTTTTTAAGAATATTAAGCTTGAGATTCGCTTAAAGGGCATAGCTAAAAAAATCTTTAGATTTTCCCTTAATTATTCTTATCATCTTCACTCCTCTTAATGTTTCAAAAATACACGAAATCATCCTTGAAAATCCGTGGAATCTGTGGGAAATATATTTTCTTCCGCAAATGGAGCTGATGAAGCAGATAAAAATAAACCGCCGGAACTTTCCGGCGGTTTTTATATTTTAATGATACACAATATCATAAATTTCCTCTTTTACATTTTTCAGGTTTTCCGGGGTATGATTGGCCAGCAGCCACAGATCTAGCGGCTTTTTGCCTTCGCCGTAACTTGGCTGCACATACATTTCATCAATCAGGCTGAACCCGTTTTTCTGATAGAACGCATAGCGTCTCTTCGCGTCTTCCCCCAAATGATCCGGCTCTATTTCCAGGATAATTTTCGGATAGTTTTTAAAAAGATATCCTGTAATATGCGATCCCAGTTTCTGGCTCCTGAATGCCTCAAAAACTTCAAAATGTTCTACAAAAACACAAGAACTCAATTGCCAGATAATCAAATAACCTATATTCTGTGACTCATGAAGCACAGAAATTACTTTTACATACGGATTGGAAAATAAGGCGGTAAATTGGTTCCAGTCCCTTTGTTCATCAGCAGGGAATGTACTGGAATATGAGGTATAGATTTCCTGAACTCTATAGTCTTCTGCAGAAGTGATCGGTAAAAATTCCATAATTATAAATCAAAAACACTAGGTCTTCTTGTGATAAAAATATCTTTGATCCAAAGCGTGAATGCCAGTCCAAGATAAATCAGAAAGAAAAACCCGGCTGTGGCAAAAGTGGAATAAATAAAGAAGATCCTTAATTTAGAAACAGGAATCCCCAGTTTGGCCCCGGTTCTTGTAAGAACACCGAACCATTCTCTTTCCATTTTGTGACGGATGTTATCAAGCATTTGAAGATTCTTTTAAAAGTTTAAATCGAATACTGCAATTTAAGGAATTTTTTTGATAAAGGCGCTGGTTGTGCATTACGCTCACTTATCGGATTTCAGGGTGTAGATCAGGCTCACAATTTTCCATTGCCCGTCAGTTTTTATCAGCTGCCAGAATTCTTTCCCTGAATTGGCAACCTGATGATCGGAGAGGAAAGAATAATTAAAGGTAACGGAAGCAATAGCATCATCATTTTCAATATGGATATTTTTAAAAATTTCCTCCTGTTCCCCTTTGTCCAAAAGAAATGTATGGAAATCCTGAAATGTTTTTGTGAAATTTTTTGCTCCTTTTGGCTTTTTAAGGACCGCTATCCAGTTAAAGGAATTTTCGGTGAACAGATTTTTAAAAGTTGCAGTATCCTTTTTAACAATACATTCCCTGAATACCTTAATAAGATTCTGGAGCTCGGTTTTTTGTTGAGCATAATTTTGAGCTTTGCAAAAACTCATAGCAAAGATGAGTGCCAGTACAGAAATAATTTTCATTTTTTTCTGTAAAAGTCTGTATAAATTAATTTGTTTTTCCCGAGGTAATGTAAACGATTGTTTTTCTGATGTGAAAAACACGATTATCTGTTCAAAAGCATTATTCTTTTAAAAGTTTGAGTCCTATGCCACAGGCTAAACAGTTTTTTAGCTCACAATAGTTGTTATAATGATAAATCAGACTTTGGCTTTCCAATGCATTTTTAGCCTGAAGCCCCAGTTTCTTCCATCCTGAGGTTATTGTATTTTTTTCGGCTACGCTTTTTTTGTACAGATCCAGGATTTCATCTGTAATTCCTTCTTGATAGTATTTATGGTAGGTATATTTTAACGGTAAAACCGTATTGAGAATCACCAGTTCAATAAAATCTTTGCTGAGGGTTTTAGGCTGATATTTTGAAATGTTTGCAAAATTAAAATGGAAATCCCAGTAATCAGAGGCTTTTACGGGAGCAAAAACTTCATAGAGCTCGTCCGTATTCTCAGCTTTGATGATTTTTGAAAATAAATTCTGATGCCTGCCGTAAAGATCTGCGAGCTGGGAAAGACGTAGGGTAGGGAAGTTGGGAGGGCGTAACCTCAAAAACTTGGGACGAAACTTCAGATCTGATATCGCAAACTTTTTGCGGATAAATTCAAACTCCCTTTTCCAAATGGCCATTTGTGCATCTGCAGGGCTCTCAAGCCACCCCGAAATTCCAAATAACAGGGCTTCCAGTTGCGATGGGTTCTGCCTGATCCTGTTGACGATGCTGAAATCCACAGATTCTGCGATCTGTCTGAAAATATGGGCATTCACTTTTAATCCGAAAGAATAAGCCAGGCTGTGGAAAAGAACAGCCTCAAAATTATTTTTGTATTGTTCCAGATTTTTTTCCAGTTCCAATGACTTTTCATCAAGTTTTTTAAGAATATTGGATTCATGGAAATTCACAGGAATCAGATCCTGATTAAAAATATTTTCGCAAGGTATAAATTGAGTTCCGTTGATCAGTTTTTCATATTTCCACAGAATGTTTTGGTCAATATGATCTTTGAGTTCAAGGGTAGGAACATTTTTTAGATGAGGTCATCAATTTCTGCATCGTTTTGATAGACTACATGAAGAATAATATTCTGATAATTGGGATCCTGGGAGTGATGGTGAAAAATCCAGTCGGAGGAGCGGATATGAAGCTCTATATTGCCCGCAATAAGCACCTTTTTTATTTTAATTTGGGCATTAAGAAAATCCGGCCCGGCATCTTTATTCCACTTCCCGAAATGGATAATCTCAACGGGATTTCCTTCAGTGTCTCTGAAGTTGAAATGTTTGAATATCTTATAGTTCCAAAGGTATTGAAGTAGTTTTTCCGTCATAATTGTCAGGATAAATATAACGGAAATATTGAATGCTAATCTAGTCTCTTTTAAACTTTTCCAGTGGTGTTCTCTATCTTTTTTATTTGATAGAAAAATATTTTATTATTAGAATTTATTGAGAAAATTGTTCCCTGCTTTTCTTCCATTTTAATATTGTATTTCTGCTGAGCTTAAAATGTTTTGCCAGCTGACTATTGTTCAGTTGGTTTTTGATCTGAAAATTTAATATCTCATGTATTGTATTACAGTCATAAGACTTATGAGGCTGGTTAATGATGGATTCTTTTCCAAAAATAATCTCATTAAGAAGAACCACATCCATAGAGGTGAGCTGTTTTTTTTTCAGGATGGTTGTGCAGGCTTCTGTTTTTTCAGGGTACTTTTTTCTTAGAATATCCTGATAAATCTTTTTATAATCCGGGGAATTTATTTTTTGTATTTCTTTGTCCATTTATAAAGTGTGTTTTTTGGGATTTTGTAATCTTCAATAATTTGTATACCTGTTTTCTCGCCTGATTCTATTTGCTCCAGGATAAATTCTATAATTTCTTTGGTGTAAATATTTTTGTTATTCTTTTTGTTCTCAATGCTTTTCCGTGTATATCGCATATCTGCCGGAGGAGCATATAAAATCAGGTGCTGGCTGTAGATCCTGAAAAGATCGTATTGCAGGAATATACTCCACTGCAGAAGATCTTCAGAATTCAGACTTGAGGAATTATAGATATCTTTTACTTCGGTCTCCGAAATTTTGAAATAGTTGCAAAGAGCTTCAGAATTTATTTTAGCTTCATCAACTAAATCTTTGATCAACCGGCCTATTTTAATGTCTTTGTAATTCATAATACCTGTAAAAATGAAAGGTGGTGCATCTATTGGCATCACCTTTCAAAAACTTATGATGGTTAGTTATGGTGCTCCCTTGTCTTTAACCTGAGACTATTATTTAAATTGTGTTTTTTATGCACCGGGAAGTCCTTTCCATTTGATAGAAACTATATTGCATCGGTTAAAACTGATTGATGCATTGTTATCAATGTTAACTTTGCTTTAAGTGGAAATAAAAAATTGCACTTCTTCCAGTTTCTTCTCCAGCTGATTGACATTAAATCACGAATATGTAGAATTATTTTTTTGCGCGTATGAATTGCCGGAAACAATCTATATACAAAAGCAAAT includes:
- a CDS encoding carboxypeptidase-like regulatory domain-containing protein; the encoded protein is MKLKLFFLLTSLFFIHTSGQNYIFGKVVSEDNSEIPDVTVINIRTDERTLTNRDGHFMVSGRAGDELRFVKPGYERLVKKVSKENITSSINVTLARETILIPEVEIKKGLTGDLKIDSKNLNRPTKVEKLVRDIDRYIVQKSDPRILAAKPGEFVQPKGQGFYIGKAKNRWDDIDLGEYLKAALGEEYFTNLKIDKAQIDHFITYVFAGGFERKHILKYGYCSDDDLRRFQQFVLARISSYRAPKTQR
- a CDS encoding carboxypeptidase regulatory-like domain-containing protein, whose protein sequence is MNLISGNINMYNWKKLSFLLVFMFTNIFSQQTVTGRTTDEEGRDLGSVIVINMSTDQKALSNSSGIFSIQGSPNDELRFVKEDFLRVSVRIPVAGFHSPLLVMMNPVPRDVGEVKIVKKPTGNLETDSRLAAKVDKAEIVQQAVGLPQPVGKMREKPAEVKQVLLPILLGNLDVQGLYDLISGKARRQKRQYRYDDLQDHIKWVRDRVDNEYFVKAGIPEQRISEFIQYSFEVKPLIRTFVKAKNLAGALLRMEETMPVYVERLKQSKIKD
- a CDS encoding SIMPL domain-containing protein — its product is MNKNIIAVAVGALGFVLGLGFLGNAIKNRNKSENTISVTGLGTKQFTSDLITWSGSFSKNNSDLKSAYDELAIDRKVINDYLVSKGIKQNEIVFSSVDIQKQFRSYNDANGNYVQGEFSGYNLTQKVSIESKEVVKIENLSRNITEIINRGIEFTSSAPSYFYTKLATVKQEMIAGATKDAKERAEKIAENSGSSLGNLKKATMGVIQITEPNSNEDYSYGGTFNTSSKEKEASITIKLEYEVN
- a CDS encoding GNAT family N-acetyltransferase is translated as MEFLPITSAEDYRVQEIYTSYSSTFPADEQRDWNQFTALFSNPYVKVISVLHESQNIGYLIIWQLSSCVFVEHFEVFEAFRSQKLGSHITGYLFKNYPKIILEIEPDHLGEDAKRRYAFYQKNGFSLIDEMYVQPSYGEGKKPLDLWLLANHTPENLKNVKEEIYDIVYH
- a CDS encoding PspC family transcriptional regulator, encoding MLDNIRHKMEREWFGVLTRTGAKLGIPVSKLRIFFIYSTFATAGFFFLIYLGLAFTLWIKDIFITRRPSVFDL
- a CDS encoding nuclear transport factor 2 family protein, whose amino-acid sequence is MKIISVLALIFAMSFCKAQNYAQQKTELQNLIKVFRECIVKKDTATFKNLFTENSFNWIAVLKKPKGAKNFTKTFQDFHTFLLDKGEQEEIFKNIHIENDDAIASVTFNYSFLSDHQVANSGKEFWQLIKTDGQWKIVSLIYTLKSDK
- a CDS encoding DUF2851 family protein, whose product is MDQNILWKYEKLINGTQFIPCENIFNQDLIPVNFHESNILKKLDEKSLELEKNLEQYKNNFEAVLFHSLAYSFGLKVNAHIFRQIAESVDFSIVNRIRQNPSQLEALLFGISGWLESPADAQMAIWKREFEFIRKKFAISDLKFRPKFLRLRPPNFPTLRLSQLADLYGRHQNLFSKIIKAENTDELYEVFAPVKASDYWDFHFNFANISKYQPKTLSKDFIELVILNTVLPLKYTYHKYYQEGITDEILDLYKKSVAEKNTITSGWKKLGLQAKNALESQSLIYHYNNYCELKNCLACGIGLKLLKE
- a CDS encoding DUF2851 family protein, encoding MTEKLLQYLWNYKIFKHFNFRDTEGNPVEIIHFGKWNKDAGPDFLNAQIKIKKVLIAGNIELHIRSSDWIFHHHSQDPNYQNIILHVVYQNDAEIDDLI
- a CDS encoding transposase, with the protein product MIKDLVDEAKINSEALCNYFKISETEVKDIYNSSSLNSEDLLQWSIFLQYDLFRIYSQHLILYAPPADMRYTRKSIENKKNNKNIYTKEIIEFILEQIESGEKTGIQIIEDYKIPKNTLYKWTKKYKK